The following are encoded in a window of Arvicanthis niloticus isolate mArvNil1 chromosome 1, mArvNil1.pat.X, whole genome shotgun sequence genomic DNA:
- the Tnnt3 gene encoding troponin T, fast skeletal muscle isoform X7: MSDEETEQVEEEAQEEEVQEEAPEPEEVQEEEKPRPKLTAPKIPEGEKVDFDDIQKKRQNKDLMELQALIDSHFEARKKEEEELIALKERIEKRRAERAEQQRIRAEKERERQNRLAEEKARREEEDAKRRAEDDMKKKKALSSMGANYSSYLAKADQKRGKKQTAREMKKKILAERRKPLNIDHLSDDKLRDKAKELWDTLYQLETDKFEFGEKLKRQKYDIMTVRARVEMLAKFSKKAGATAKGKVGGRWK, translated from the exons ATGTCTGACGAGGAAAC TGAGCAAGTTGAGG AGGAGGCCCAGGAGGAAG AAGTCCAGGAGGAAG CCCCCGAACCAG AGGAAGTCCAAGAAG AGGAGAAACCAAGACCCAA ACTTACTGCTCCTAAGATCCCAGAAGGGGAGAAAGTAGACTTCGAT gatATCCAGAAGAAGCGTCAGAACAAGGACCTCATGGAGCTCCAGGCCCTCATTGACAGCCACTTTGAAgctagaaagaaggaagaagaggagctaatTGCACTTAAAGAGAGAATT GAGAAGCGACGTGCAGAGAGAGCTGAGCAGCAGAGGATTCGTGCTGAGAAGGAGCGAGAACGCCAGAACAGACTGGCG GaggagaaggccagaagagaggaggaggatgccAAGAGGAGAGCTGAAGAtgacatgaagaagaaaaaggctCTGTCCTCCATGGGTGCCAACTACAGCAGCTACCTGGCCAAG GCTGACCAGAAGAGAGGCAAGAAACAGACAGCCcgggaaatgaaaaagaagattCTCGCAGAAAGGCGCAAGCCTCTGAACATCGACCATCTTAGTGATGATAAGCTGAG GGACAAAGCCAAGGAACTCTGGGATACCTTGTACCAACTGGAGACTGACAAATTCGAGTTTGGGGAGAAGCTGAAACGTCAGAAATATGAT ATCATGACTGTCCGGGCCAGAGTGGAGATGCTGGCCAAGTT CAGCAAGAAGGCCGGTGCCACAGCCAAGGGCAAAGTCGGTGGGCGCTGGAAGTAA
- the Tnnt3 gene encoding troponin T, fast skeletal muscle isoform X15 — protein sequence MSDEETEQVEEEAQEEAPEPEEVQEEEKPRPKLTAPKIPEGEKVDFDDIQKKRQNKDLMELQALIDSHFEARKKEEEELIALKERIEKRRAERAEQQRIRAEKERERQNRLAEEKARREEEDAKRRAEDDMKKKKALSSMGANYSSYLAKADQKRGKKQTAREMKKKILAERRKPLNIDHLSDDKLRDKAKELWDTLYQLETDKFEFGEKLKRQKYDITTLRSRIDQAQKHSKKAGATAKGKVGGRWK from the exons ATGTCTGACGAGGAAAC TGAGCAAGTTGAGG AGGAGGCCCAGGAGGAAG CCCCCGAACCAG AGGAAGTCCAAGAAG AGGAGAAACCAAGACCCAA ACTTACTGCTCCTAAGATCCCAGAAGGGGAGAAAGTAGACTTCGAT gatATCCAGAAGAAGCGTCAGAACAAGGACCTCATGGAGCTCCAGGCCCTCATTGACAGCCACTTTGAAgctagaaagaaggaagaagaggagctaatTGCACTTAAAGAGAGAATT GAGAAGCGACGTGCAGAGAGAGCTGAGCAGCAGAGGATTCGTGCTGAGAAGGAGCGAGAACGCCAGAACAGACTGGCG GaggagaaggccagaagagaggaggaggatgccAAGAGGAGAGCTGAAGAtgacatgaagaagaaaaaggctCTGTCCTCCATGGGTGCCAACTACAGCAGCTACCTGGCCAAG GCTGACCAGAAGAGAGGCAAGAAACAGACAGCCcgggaaatgaaaaagaagattCTCGCAGAAAGGCGCAAGCCTCTGAACATCGACCATCTTAGTGATGATAAGCTGAG GGACAAAGCCAAGGAACTCTGGGATACCTTGTACCAACTGGAGACTGACAAATTCGAGTTTGGGGAGAAGCTGAAACGTCAGAAATATGAT ATCACCACCCTCAGGAGCCGTATTGACCAAGCCCAGAAGCA CAGCAAGAAGGCCGGTGCCACAGCCAAGGGCAAAGTCGGTGGGCGCTGGAAGTAA
- the Tnnt3 gene encoding troponin T, fast skeletal muscle isoform X18 yields MSDEETEQVEEEAQEEAPEPEEKPRPKLTAPKIPEGEKVDFDDIQKKRQNKDLMELQALIDSHFEARKKEEEELIALKERIEKRRAERAEQQRIRAEKERERQNRLAEEKARREEEDAKRRAEDDMKKKKALSSMGANYSSYLAKADQKRGKKQTAREMKKKILAERRKPLNIDHLSDDKLRDKAKELWDTLYQLETDKFEFGEKLKRQKYDIMTVRARVEMLAKFSKKAGATAKGKVGGRWK; encoded by the exons ATGTCTGACGAGGAAAC TGAGCAAGTTGAGG AGGAGGCCCAGGAGGAAG CCCCCGAACCAG AGGAGAAACCAAGACCCAA ACTTACTGCTCCTAAGATCCCAGAAGGGGAGAAAGTAGACTTCGAT gatATCCAGAAGAAGCGTCAGAACAAGGACCTCATGGAGCTCCAGGCCCTCATTGACAGCCACTTTGAAgctagaaagaaggaagaagaggagctaatTGCACTTAAAGAGAGAATT GAGAAGCGACGTGCAGAGAGAGCTGAGCAGCAGAGGATTCGTGCTGAGAAGGAGCGAGAACGCCAGAACAGACTGGCG GaggagaaggccagaagagaggaggaggatgccAAGAGGAGAGCTGAAGAtgacatgaagaagaaaaaggctCTGTCCTCCATGGGTGCCAACTACAGCAGCTACCTGGCCAAG GCTGACCAGAAGAGAGGCAAGAAACAGACAGCCcgggaaatgaaaaagaagattCTCGCAGAAAGGCGCAAGCCTCTGAACATCGACCATCTTAGTGATGATAAGCTGAG GGACAAAGCCAAGGAACTCTGGGATACCTTGTACCAACTGGAGACTGACAAATTCGAGTTTGGGGAGAAGCTGAAACGTCAGAAATATGAT ATCATGACTGTCCGGGCCAGAGTGGAGATGCTGGCCAAGTT CAGCAAGAAGGCCGGTGCCACAGCCAAGGGCAAAGTCGGTGGGCGCTGGAAGTAA
- the Tnnt3 gene encoding troponin T, fast skeletal muscle isoform X9 — protein MSDEETEQVEEQYEEEEEAQEEEEVQEEEKPRPKLTAPKIPEGEKVDFDDIQKKRQNKDLMELQALIDSHFEARKKEEEELIALKERIEKRRAERAEQQRIRAEKERERQNRLAEEKARREEEDAKRRAEDDMKKKKALSSMGANYSSYLAKADQKRGKKQTAREMKKKILAERRKPLNIDHLSDDKLRDKAKELWDTLYQLETDKFEFGEKLKRQKYDIMTVRARVEMLAKFSKKAGATAKGKVGGRWK, from the exons ATGTCTGACGAGGAAAC TGAGCAAGTTGAGG AACAATACGAAGAGGAAG AGGAGGCCCAGGAGGAAG AGGAAGTCCAAGAAG AGGAGAAACCAAGACCCAA ACTTACTGCTCCTAAGATCCCAGAAGGGGAGAAAGTAGACTTCGAT gatATCCAGAAGAAGCGTCAGAACAAGGACCTCATGGAGCTCCAGGCCCTCATTGACAGCCACTTTGAAgctagaaagaaggaagaagaggagctaatTGCACTTAAAGAGAGAATT GAGAAGCGACGTGCAGAGAGAGCTGAGCAGCAGAGGATTCGTGCTGAGAAGGAGCGAGAACGCCAGAACAGACTGGCG GaggagaaggccagaagagaggaggaggatgccAAGAGGAGAGCTGAAGAtgacatgaagaagaaaaaggctCTGTCCTCCATGGGTGCCAACTACAGCAGCTACCTGGCCAAG GCTGACCAGAAGAGAGGCAAGAAACAGACAGCCcgggaaatgaaaaagaagattCTCGCAGAAAGGCGCAAGCCTCTGAACATCGACCATCTTAGTGATGATAAGCTGAG GGACAAAGCCAAGGAACTCTGGGATACCTTGTACCAACTGGAGACTGACAAATTCGAGTTTGGGGAGAAGCTGAAACGTCAGAAATATGAT ATCATGACTGTCCGGGCCAGAGTGGAGATGCTGGCCAAGTT CAGCAAGAAGGCCGGTGCCACAGCCAAGGGCAAAGTCGGTGGGCGCTGGAAGTAA
- the Tnnt3 gene encoding troponin T, fast skeletal muscle isoform X12 — MSDEETEQVEEQYEEEEEAQEEAPEPEEKPRPKLTAPKIPEGEKVDFDDIQKKRQNKDLMELQALIDSHFEARKKEEEELIALKERIEKRRAERAEQQRIRAEKERERQNRLAEEKARREEEDAKRRAEDDMKKKKALSSMGANYSSYLAKADQKRGKKQTAREMKKKILAERRKPLNIDHLSDDKLRDKAKELWDTLYQLETDKFEFGEKLKRQKYDITTLRSRIDQAQKHSKKAGATAKGKVGGRWK; from the exons ATGTCTGACGAGGAAAC TGAGCAAGTTGAGG AACAATACGAAGAGGAAG AGGAGGCCCAGGAGGAAG CCCCCGAACCAG AGGAGAAACCAAGACCCAA ACTTACTGCTCCTAAGATCCCAGAAGGGGAGAAAGTAGACTTCGAT gatATCCAGAAGAAGCGTCAGAACAAGGACCTCATGGAGCTCCAGGCCCTCATTGACAGCCACTTTGAAgctagaaagaaggaagaagaggagctaatTGCACTTAAAGAGAGAATT GAGAAGCGACGTGCAGAGAGAGCTGAGCAGCAGAGGATTCGTGCTGAGAAGGAGCGAGAACGCCAGAACAGACTGGCG GaggagaaggccagaagagaggaggaggatgccAAGAGGAGAGCTGAAGAtgacatgaagaagaaaaaggctCTGTCCTCCATGGGTGCCAACTACAGCAGCTACCTGGCCAAG GCTGACCAGAAGAGAGGCAAGAAACAGACAGCCcgggaaatgaaaaagaagattCTCGCAGAAAGGCGCAAGCCTCTGAACATCGACCATCTTAGTGATGATAAGCTGAG GGACAAAGCCAAGGAACTCTGGGATACCTTGTACCAACTGGAGACTGACAAATTCGAGTTTGGGGAGAAGCTGAAACGTCAGAAATATGAT ATCACCACCCTCAGGAGCCGTATTGACCAAGCCCAGAAGCA CAGCAAGAAGGCCGGTGCCACAGCCAAGGGCAAAGTCGGTGGGCGCTGGAAGTAA
- the Tnnt3 gene encoding troponin T, fast skeletal muscle isoform X20, translated as MELQALIDSHFEARKKEEEELIALKERIEKRRAERAEQQRIRAEKERERQNRLAEEKARREEEDAKRRAEDDMKKKKALSSMGANYSSYLAKADQKRGKKQTAREMKKKILAERRKPLNIDHLSDDKLRDKAKELWDTLYQLETDKFEFGEKLKRQKYDITTLRSRIDQAQKHSKKAGATAKGKVGGRWK; from the exons ATGGAGCTCCAGGCCCTCATTGACAGCCACTTTGAAgctagaaagaaggaagaagaggagctaatTGCACTTAAAGAGAGAATT GAGAAGCGACGTGCAGAGAGAGCTGAGCAGCAGAGGATTCGTGCTGAGAAGGAGCGAGAACGCCAGAACAGACTGGCG GaggagaaggccagaagagaggaggaggatgccAAGAGGAGAGCTGAAGAtgacatgaagaagaaaaaggctCTGTCCTCCATGGGTGCCAACTACAGCAGCTACCTGGCCAAG GCTGACCAGAAGAGAGGCAAGAAACAGACAGCCcgggaaatgaaaaagaagattCTCGCAGAAAGGCGCAAGCCTCTGAACATCGACCATCTTAGTGATGATAAGCTGAG GGACAAAGCCAAGGAACTCTGGGATACCTTGTACCAACTGGAGACTGACAAATTCGAGTTTGGGGAGAAGCTGAAACGTCAGAAATATGAT ATCACCACCCTCAGGAGCCGTATTGACCAAGCCCAGAAGCA CAGCAAGAAGGCCGGTGCCACAGCCAAGGGCAAAGTCGGTGGGCGCTGGAAGTAA
- the Tnnt3 gene encoding troponin T, fast skeletal muscle isoform X8 has protein sequence MSDEETEQVEEEAQEEEVQEEAPEPEEVQEEEKPRPKLTAPKIPEGEKVDFDDIQKKRQNKDLMELQALIDSHFEARKKEEEELIALKERIEKRRAERAEQQRIRAEKERERQNRLAEEKARREEEDAKRRAEDDMKKKKALSSMGANYSSYLAKADQKRGKKQTAREMKKKILAERRKPLNIDHLSDDKLRDKAKELWDTLYQLETDKFEFGEKLKRQKYDITTLRSRIDQAQKHSKKAGATAKGKVGGRWK, from the exons ATGTCTGACGAGGAAAC TGAGCAAGTTGAGG AGGAGGCCCAGGAGGAAG AAGTCCAGGAGGAAG CCCCCGAACCAG AGGAAGTCCAAGAAG AGGAGAAACCAAGACCCAA ACTTACTGCTCCTAAGATCCCAGAAGGGGAGAAAGTAGACTTCGAT gatATCCAGAAGAAGCGTCAGAACAAGGACCTCATGGAGCTCCAGGCCCTCATTGACAGCCACTTTGAAgctagaaagaaggaagaagaggagctaatTGCACTTAAAGAGAGAATT GAGAAGCGACGTGCAGAGAGAGCTGAGCAGCAGAGGATTCGTGCTGAGAAGGAGCGAGAACGCCAGAACAGACTGGCG GaggagaaggccagaagagaggaggaggatgccAAGAGGAGAGCTGAAGAtgacatgaagaagaaaaaggctCTGTCCTCCATGGGTGCCAACTACAGCAGCTACCTGGCCAAG GCTGACCAGAAGAGAGGCAAGAAACAGACAGCCcgggaaatgaaaaagaagattCTCGCAGAAAGGCGCAAGCCTCTGAACATCGACCATCTTAGTGATGATAAGCTGAG GGACAAAGCCAAGGAACTCTGGGATACCTTGTACCAACTGGAGACTGACAAATTCGAGTTTGGGGAGAAGCTGAAACGTCAGAAATATGAT ATCACCACCCTCAGGAGCCGTATTGACCAAGCCCAGAAGCA CAGCAAGAAGGCCGGTGCCACAGCCAAGGGCAAAGTCGGTGGGCGCTGGAAGTAA